The following are encoded together in the Alphaproteobacteria bacterium genome:
- a CDS encoding CoA transferase, whose amino-acid sequence MSKATPLAGLRVIELGSSVAVPYGAWILSTLGATVIKVERPDTGDDCRVWGTGWYGDVSAIFVALNAGKHSVTVDLKDAEQVATLRRFIVEQADVVVQNLRPGVAERLGLGADELCAESERLIYVNCGAFGTEGPLSARPGYDPLMQAFCGLMNVTGEEGRPPVRVGTSIIDMGTGMWCVIGVLSALRTLELTGKGGRVDTSLYETALGWMTYHACSYFGDGSVPKRFGSSGPGMSPYQAYRCADGYLIIAAPNDRMFARLSVLLGCPGWSTDPRFADNPSRWKNRETLTGLIEDVTATRNMMDWQQSLEAVGIPSAPLQGIDEVVKHAQTKALGILQDTDDGRYKLMGIPMSFDRVRPLQHDGPPELGAHNAELFGE is encoded by the coding sequence ATGAGCAAAGCAACCCCCCTCGCCGGCCTGCGCGTCATTGAACTCGGCAGCAGCGTCGCCGTCCCCTACGGGGCATGGATTCTCTCGACTCTCGGCGCAACGGTTATCAAGGTCGAGCGGCCGGACACCGGCGATGACTGCCGCGTCTGGGGCACCGGCTGGTATGGCGATGTCAGCGCCATTTTCGTGGCGCTCAACGCCGGCAAGCATTCGGTCACGGTCGACCTCAAGGACGCCGAACAGGTCGCCACACTGCGCCGCTTTATCGTCGAGCAGGCGGACGTGGTCGTGCAGAACCTGCGACCCGGCGTCGCCGAACGGCTGGGCCTCGGCGCCGACGAACTCTGCGCCGAAAGCGAGAGGCTCATCTATGTCAATTGCGGCGCCTTCGGTACCGAAGGGCCACTGAGCGCCCGCCCCGGATACGACCCGCTGATGCAGGCCTTCTGCGGCCTGATGAATGTCACCGGCGAGGAAGGGCGCCCGCCGGTGCGCGTCGGCACCTCCATCATCGACATGGGCACCGGCATGTGGTGCGTCATCGGCGTTCTGTCCGCGCTGCGGACGCTTGAACTGACCGGCAAGGGCGGGCGTGTCGATACCTCGCTTTATGAAACCGCGCTCGGCTGGATGACCTATCACGCCTGCAGCTATTTCGGCGACGGTTCCGTTCCCAAGCGATTCGGCTCCTCCGGCCCCGGCATGTCGCCTTATCAGGCCTATCGTTGCGCCGACGGCTATCTGATCATCGCGGCCCCCAACGACCGCATGTTCGCCCGGCTGTCGGTGTTGCTGGGCTGCCCCGGATGGTCGACGGACCCGCGCTTCGCGGACAATCCGAGCCGCTGGAAGAACCGCGAAACCCTCACCGGGTTGATCGAAGATGTCACGGCGACGCGCAACATGATGGACTGGCAACAGTCGCTCGAGGCTGTCGGCATTCCAAGCGCCCCCCTGCAGGGTATTGACGAGGTCGTGAAGCACGCCCAGACCAAGGCGCTTGGTATCCTGCAGGATACGGATGACGGCCGGTACAAGCTGATGGGCATCCCCATGTCGTTTGACCGCGTCCGCCCCTTGCAGCATGACGGCCCGCCGGAACTCGGCGCGCATAACGCGGAACTGTTCGGAGAATGA